One window from the genome of Oncorhynchus gorbuscha isolate QuinsamMale2020 ecotype Even-year linkage group LG14, OgorEven_v1.0, whole genome shotgun sequence encodes:
- the LOC123994901 gene encoding sentrin-specific protease 6-like isoform X1, producing MNPPIPVRITTRAGLLLPHNGRPVGTGLVGSCCAGKVAANKGRRTAAAKLHKINDPIVLSSDDDEEDEADDGSTGSVNRLDSVSPLPADSAHSSPAPSGGRVEAAVKSSAGEEQEEITSDFFSDVDSRISLPKRNRMKDQFGNQIPDDSTPRKKQKTSPYKLDSIILDCRSVRVGTLRRMVTKPVIFTGDYIQLETEVLCIPGPEVDSLEKVRLQASGLISCEWCSVRKLPVLFFQTTQEECLRLRTQLKMTRDKGGLWYDCASNDSDEKYIVLIFENGLSLHEQMILEEILQEIGRVNKLNEFPTKLPFDEANIRLVNYNKATKEKVKNNNNNNGGKANNTPPPTVRTRMATRQQTSTFFDEEDDDMAELQPTFTGPIVKLMVYPPPPAKGGMSVTNEDLHCLNDGEFLNDVIIDFYLKYLVLEKLKKEDSQRSHVFSSFFYKRLNQRERRNIPDTTNLTIQKRKHNRVKTWTRHVDLFQKDFIFVPINESAHWYLAVICFPGLQGPQFVANPLYQAPESAPGPTQAATQGSPPDHCRPLSPEPDHFEPLSPDREEPVAPSEKLSLSATEASSGGHSHSEQPKGASICPNGGQEPPKTSGARVNGQVSAQPQYTDGLHRISVCYGSGGGNGDDTHTFSDDQSSCQDECSEDGALAEDPVTPESSECTSKPTICKQPCILIMDSLRGPARSSVVKTLREYLEVEWEVRKGSQRSFGKDQMKGSNPRVPQQDNFSDCGVYILQYVESFFESPLASFHLPVNLAEWFLQQRMKTKREEIKELIRKIQSQQKKEAGQGSAKGSPGEQEVGGEDTEEGVEIQIQNFPVSP from the exons ATGAACCCGCCCATCCCAGTACGCATTACCACCCGGGCCGGCCTGCTACTGCCACACAACGGGAGACCCGTGGGGACTGGGCTAGTGGGGAGCTGCTGCGCCGGGAAAGTCGCCGCCAACAAAGGCAGGAGGACGGCGGCCGCCAAGCTACACAAGATCAACGACCCCA tCGTGCTGTCCAGTGACGACGATGAGGAGGATGAAGCCGACGACGGCAGCACTGGTAGCGTCAACAGGCTGGACAGCGTCTCCCCGCTGCCCGCTGACTCGGCCCACTCCTCGCCAGCGCCCTCCGGAGGCAGGGTCGAGGCGGCAGTGAAgagtagcgcaggagaggagcaggaggagatcACCTCTGATTTCTTCTCCGACGTCGACAGCAGAATCTCGCTACCCAAAAGGAACCGAATGAAAGATCAG TTTGGAAACCAAATACCTGACGACTCTACACCCAGGAAAAAACAGAAGACCTCCCCCTACAAGCTGGACAGCATCATCCTGGACTGTAGGAGCGTGAGAGTAGGAACTCTTCGCAGGATGGTGACCAAACCTGTCATT TTTACGGGCGATTACATTCAACTTGAAACTGAAG TGCTTTGTATCCCAGGCCCTGAAGTGGATTCTCTGGAGAAGGTGCGTCTGCAAGCGTCTGGGCTTATCAGCTGTGAGTGGTGCAGCGTGAGGAAGCTACCCGTGCTCTTCTTCCAGACCACCCAAGAGGAATGTCTGCGGCTTCGCACCCAGCTCAAGATGACCCGCGACAAGGGAGGCCTGTGGTACGACTGTGCCAGCAACG ACTCTGACGAGAAGTACATCGTGCTGATCTTTGAGAACGGGCTGTCGTTGCACGAGCAGATGATTCTAGAGGAGATTCTACAGGAGATCGGCCGAGTCAACAAACTCAACGAGTTCCCCACTAAACTGCCGTTTGATGAAGCTAACATCAGATTGGTCAACTACAACAAAGCAACAAAAGAGAAG GTAaagaataataacaacaacaatggcGGTAAAGCCAACAACACACCGCCACCAACAGTGCGGACACGCATGGCCACACGGCAGCAGACCAGCACCTTCTTCGATGAGGAAGACGATGACATGGCTGAGCTCCAACCCACCTTCACTGGACCAATCGTAAA GTTGATGGTGTACCCACCTCCTCCAGCCAAGGGGGGCATGTCGGTGACTAACGAAGACCTCCACTGCCTTAACGATGGAGAGTTCCTAAACGACGTCATCATAGACTTTTATTTAAA ATATTTAGTTTTGGAGAAGTTGAAAAAAGAAGACTCACAAAGGAGTCACGTGTTCAGCTCCTTCTTTTACAAGAGGCTCAaccaaagagagaggagaaacatccCAGACACCACCAACCTAAC GATCCAGAAGAGGAAGCACAATCGGGTGAAGACGTGGACCCGACATGTAGACCTGTTCCAGAAGGACTTCATCTTTGTTCCCATTAACGAGTC AGCCCACTGGTACTTGGCAGTGATCTGCTTCCCAGGCCTTCAGGGCCCTCAGTTTGTGGCCAACCCCCTATACCAGGCCCCGGAGTCAGCACCAGGGCCAACACAGGCTGCCACTCAGGGCAGCCCCCCTGACCACTGCCGGCCCCTGTCTCCAGAGCCAGACCACTTTGAGCCTCTGTccccagacagagaggaacccGTGGCCCCCTCAGAGAAGCTGTCCCTCAGTGCCACCGAGGCCTCCTCAGGGGGCCACTCTCACAGCGAGCAGCCAAAGGGTGCCTCCATCTGTCCCAATGGGGGCCAAGAGCCTCCTAAGACCTCTGGAGCCAGGGTGAATGGACAGGTCAGCGCCCAGCCACAGTACACAG ATGGTCTGCACAGAATCAGTGTGTGTTATGGATCAGGAGGTGGCAATGGTGATGACACCCATACCTTTTCAGATGATCAAAGCTCCTGCCAG GATGAGTGCAGTGAGGATGGTGCACTTGCTGAGGACCCGGTTACCCCTGAGAGCTCAGAGTGTACCTCCAAACCCACCATCTGTAAACA GCCCTGCATTCTCATCATGGACTCGTTACGTGGCCCTGCCAGATCTTCAGTCGTTAAAACATTACGAGA GTACCTGGAGGTGGAGTGGGAGGTGAGGAAAGGAAGTCAGAGGAGTTTTGGGAAGGATCAGATGAAGGGCTCCAACCCGCGTGTGCCTCAGCAAGATAACTTCAGCGACTGTGGAGTCTACATCCTGCAGTATGTGGAGAGCTTCTTTGAG
- the LOC123994901 gene encoding sentrin-specific protease 6-like isoform X2, whose protein sequence is MNPPIPVRITTRAGLLLPHNGRPVGTGLVGSCCAGKVAANKGRRTAAAKLHKINDPIVLSSDDDEEDEADDGSTGSVNRLDSVSPLPADSAHSSPAPSGGRVEAAVKSSAGEEQEEITSDFFSDVDSRISLPKRNRMKDQFGNQIPDDSTPRKKQKTSPYKLDSIILDCRSVRVGTLRRMVTKPVIFTGDYIQLETEGPEVDSLEKVRLQASGLISCEWCSVRKLPVLFFQTTQEECLRLRTQLKMTRDKGGLWYDCASNDSDEKYIVLIFENGLSLHEQMILEEILQEIGRVNKLNEFPTKLPFDEANIRLVNYNKATKEKVKNNNNNNGGKANNTPPPTVRTRMATRQQTSTFFDEEDDDMAELQPTFTGPIVKLMVYPPPPAKGGMSVTNEDLHCLNDGEFLNDVIIDFYLKYLVLEKLKKEDSQRSHVFSSFFYKRLNQRERRNIPDTTNLTIQKRKHNRVKTWTRHVDLFQKDFIFVPINESAHWYLAVICFPGLQGPQFVANPLYQAPESAPGPTQAATQGSPPDHCRPLSPEPDHFEPLSPDREEPVAPSEKLSLSATEASSGGHSHSEQPKGASICPNGGQEPPKTSGARVNGQVSAQPQYTDGLHRISVCYGSGGGNGDDTHTFSDDQSSCQDECSEDGALAEDPVTPESSECTSKPTICKQPCILIMDSLRGPARSSVVKTLREYLEVEWEVRKGSQRSFGKDQMKGSNPRVPQQDNFSDCGVYILQYVESFFESPLASFHLPVNLAEWFLQQRMKTKREEIKELIRKIQSQQKKEAGQGSAKGSPGEQEVGGEDTEEGVEIQIQNFPVSP, encoded by the exons ATGAACCCGCCCATCCCAGTACGCATTACCACCCGGGCCGGCCTGCTACTGCCACACAACGGGAGACCCGTGGGGACTGGGCTAGTGGGGAGCTGCTGCGCCGGGAAAGTCGCCGCCAACAAAGGCAGGAGGACGGCGGCCGCCAAGCTACACAAGATCAACGACCCCA tCGTGCTGTCCAGTGACGACGATGAGGAGGATGAAGCCGACGACGGCAGCACTGGTAGCGTCAACAGGCTGGACAGCGTCTCCCCGCTGCCCGCTGACTCGGCCCACTCCTCGCCAGCGCCCTCCGGAGGCAGGGTCGAGGCGGCAGTGAAgagtagcgcaggagaggagcaggaggagatcACCTCTGATTTCTTCTCCGACGTCGACAGCAGAATCTCGCTACCCAAAAGGAACCGAATGAAAGATCAG TTTGGAAACCAAATACCTGACGACTCTACACCCAGGAAAAAACAGAAGACCTCCCCCTACAAGCTGGACAGCATCATCCTGGACTGTAGGAGCGTGAGAGTAGGAACTCTTCGCAGGATGGTGACCAAACCTGTCATT TTTACGGGCGATTACATTCAACTTGAAACTGAAG GCCCTGAAGTGGATTCTCTGGAGAAGGTGCGTCTGCAAGCGTCTGGGCTTATCAGCTGTGAGTGGTGCAGCGTGAGGAAGCTACCCGTGCTCTTCTTCCAGACCACCCAAGAGGAATGTCTGCGGCTTCGCACCCAGCTCAAGATGACCCGCGACAAGGGAGGCCTGTGGTACGACTGTGCCAGCAACG ACTCTGACGAGAAGTACATCGTGCTGATCTTTGAGAACGGGCTGTCGTTGCACGAGCAGATGATTCTAGAGGAGATTCTACAGGAGATCGGCCGAGTCAACAAACTCAACGAGTTCCCCACTAAACTGCCGTTTGATGAAGCTAACATCAGATTGGTCAACTACAACAAAGCAACAAAAGAGAAG GTAaagaataataacaacaacaatggcGGTAAAGCCAACAACACACCGCCACCAACAGTGCGGACACGCATGGCCACACGGCAGCAGACCAGCACCTTCTTCGATGAGGAAGACGATGACATGGCTGAGCTCCAACCCACCTTCACTGGACCAATCGTAAA GTTGATGGTGTACCCACCTCCTCCAGCCAAGGGGGGCATGTCGGTGACTAACGAAGACCTCCACTGCCTTAACGATGGAGAGTTCCTAAACGACGTCATCATAGACTTTTATTTAAA ATATTTAGTTTTGGAGAAGTTGAAAAAAGAAGACTCACAAAGGAGTCACGTGTTCAGCTCCTTCTTTTACAAGAGGCTCAaccaaagagagaggagaaacatccCAGACACCACCAACCTAAC GATCCAGAAGAGGAAGCACAATCGGGTGAAGACGTGGACCCGACATGTAGACCTGTTCCAGAAGGACTTCATCTTTGTTCCCATTAACGAGTC AGCCCACTGGTACTTGGCAGTGATCTGCTTCCCAGGCCTTCAGGGCCCTCAGTTTGTGGCCAACCCCCTATACCAGGCCCCGGAGTCAGCACCAGGGCCAACACAGGCTGCCACTCAGGGCAGCCCCCCTGACCACTGCCGGCCCCTGTCTCCAGAGCCAGACCACTTTGAGCCTCTGTccccagacagagaggaacccGTGGCCCCCTCAGAGAAGCTGTCCCTCAGTGCCACCGAGGCCTCCTCAGGGGGCCACTCTCACAGCGAGCAGCCAAAGGGTGCCTCCATCTGTCCCAATGGGGGCCAAGAGCCTCCTAAGACCTCTGGAGCCAGGGTGAATGGACAGGTCAGCGCCCAGCCACAGTACACAG ATGGTCTGCACAGAATCAGTGTGTGTTATGGATCAGGAGGTGGCAATGGTGATGACACCCATACCTTTTCAGATGATCAAAGCTCCTGCCAG GATGAGTGCAGTGAGGATGGTGCACTTGCTGAGGACCCGGTTACCCCTGAGAGCTCAGAGTGTACCTCCAAACCCACCATCTGTAAACA GCCCTGCATTCTCATCATGGACTCGTTACGTGGCCCTGCCAGATCTTCAGTCGTTAAAACATTACGAGA GTACCTGGAGGTGGAGTGGGAGGTGAGGAAAGGAAGTCAGAGGAGTTTTGGGAAGGATCAGATGAAGGGCTCCAACCCGCGTGTGCCTCAGCAAGATAACTTCAGCGACTGTGGAGTCTACATCCTGCAGTATGTGGAGAGCTTCTTTGAG